A window from Malassezia restricta chromosome I, complete sequence encodes these proteins:
- a CDS encoding thymidylate synthase: MTERKRMPRLIVIRHGVTEWSKTGQHTGRTDLPLLDEGVHEAIEFGDRLVGYSDQAVLCLPEIGYILRSPRTRCVQTLECMLGTEEQRKMMGMPNVQVLDDCREWDYGQYEGQTTECIRKSRPGWNVFEHGTPSHETNPDLPGESPEQISERADRVVKLIREWHQTTKKDVVVFTHGHFSNVLIGRFLRLPLSMSKVLVMSATGTAILSYTHHTFDEPVLIGLLSPGFDMQTGSSPVSTKSHEEYQYLELVSSIIRHGEIRKDRTGTGTIANFAPPKTLKFNLTGGKLPLLTTKRVFFRGVLEELLWFISGSTDAKRLSDRDVHIWDGNGSLEFLHKRGLTDRREGDLGPVYGFQWRHFGAKYVNADTDYTGQGVDQLANIIHQIRHNPTDRRILLSAWNPADLDKMALPPCHILCQFFVSLPTEEQKGRGQRPRLSCQMYQRSCDLGLGVPFNIASYSLLTHFIAAVTDCEAAEFSLVMGDAHVYLDHVEPLRHQLNREPRDFPTIRFRRTFDCIDDIRPEDVELQAYSPHGKIEMRMSV; this comes from the coding sequence ATGACTGAGCGAAAACGCATGCCGCGTCTTATTGTCATCCGCCACGGTGTAACTGAATGGTCCAAGACGGGACAGCACACCGGGCGCACGGATTTGCCTCTCCTGGATGAAGGGGTTCACGAGGCGATAGAGTTTGGCGATCGCCTGGTGGGCTACTCTGATCAAGCAGTGCTGTGCCTTCCTGAAATTGGATACATTCTTCGAAGTCCACGCACGCGATGCGTACAGACGTTGGAATGTATGCTTGGGACAGAGGAGCAACGTAAGATGATGGGGATGCCGAATGTTCAAGTGCTTGATGACTGTCGCGAATGGGACTATGGACAGTACGAGGGTCAGACCACAGAATGCATTCGCAAGAGCAGGCCAGGATGGAATGTATTCGAACATGGTACACCATCGCATGAGACAAATCCAGACTTGCCTGGAGAGTCGCCAGAACAGATCAGTGAGCGAGCGGATCGTGTTGTCAAGCTCATTCGGGAATGGCATCAGACTACAAAAAAAGACGTTGTAGTTTTCACGCACGGTCATTTCAGCAACGTGCTTATCGGTCGCTTTCTTCGCTTGCCTCTGTCCATGTCCAAGGTCCTGGTCATGAGTGCAACAGGAACAGCTATTCTATCCTACACGCATCACACGTTCGACGAACCTGTTCTTATAGGACTTTTGTCGCCAGGATTCGATATGCAAACAGGTTCTTCTCCAGTTTCTACCAAGAGTCATGAAGAGTATCAATACTTGGAACTCGTGTCATCGATTATTCGACATGGTGAAATACGTAAGGATCGCACTGGCACAGGTACCATTGCTAACTTTGCTCCGCCTAAGACGCTCAAGTTTAATTTGACTGGTGGAAAGCTGCCACTTCTCACTACTAAGCGCGTTTTTTTCCGTGGTGTGCTTGAGGAATTGCTGTGGTTTATCTCAGGAAGCACGGATGCCAAGCGACTCAGTGATCGTGATGTGCATATTTGGGATGGAAACGGATCACTTGAGTTTTTGCATAAGCGCGGACTGACAGATCGTCGCGAAGGTGACCTCGGTCCCGTGTACGGTTTCCAATGGCGTCACTTTGGTGCCAAGTATGTCAATGCTGACACCGACTATACAGGACAAGGCGTTGATCAACTGGCTAACATTATTCACCAAATCCGTCACAATCCGACCGACAGGCGTATCTTGCTAAGCGCTTGGAACCCAGCAGATTTGGACAAAATGGCACTCCCCCCGTGCCATATCCTCTGTCAATTCTTTGTGTCATTGCCCACAGAAGAGCAAAAAGGACGAGGACAGCGGCCCCGTTTGTCGTGCCAAATGTATCAGCGATCTTGTGACCTCGGACTTGGTGTACCTTTCAATATTGCTAGCTACAGTTTACTGACACATTTCATCGCAGCCGTGACGGACTGCGAAGCTGCAGAATTCTCATTGGTAATGGGTGATGCTCATGTATACTTGGATCATGTGGAACCATTACGGCATCAGCTCAATCGTGAGCCTCGAGACTTTCCTACGATACGATTTCGACGGAC